CGGTGTTCACCGGGAACGGCCGTGCACCACGCGCGTTCGCGTCGGCCTCAGACGGCCAGGCGCTTGCGGCCCTTGGCGCGGCGGGCGTTGATCACGGCACGGCCGCCCTTGGTCTTCATGCGGACCAGGAAACCATGGGTGCGGGCGCGGCGG
This genomic stretch from Piscinibacter gummiphilus harbors:
- the rpmH gene encoding 50S ribosomal protein L34; its protein translation is MKRTYQASKTRRARTHGFLVRMKTKGGRAVINARRAKGRKRLAV